One Microcebus murinus isolate Inina chromosome 9, M.murinus_Inina_mat1.0, whole genome shotgun sequence DNA window includes the following coding sequences:
- the LOC105873362 gene encoding olfactory receptor 2A1/2A42-like — MEGNQTMVKEFILLGFGLGPRIHMVLFGLFSLFYTFTLLGNGVILGLISLDSRLHSPMYFFLSHLAIVDIAYACNTVPQMLVNLLDPAKPISFAGCLTQTFLFLSFAHTECFLLVVMSYDRYVAICHPLRYSVIMSWRVCIVLAITSWVFSFLLALVHVVLILRLPFCGPHEINHFFCEILSVLKLACADTRLNQVVIFAACVFILVGPLCLVLVSYSRILLAILSIQAGEGRRKAFSTCSSHLCVVGLFFGSAIIMYMAPKSRHPEEQQKVLFLFYSFFNPMLNPLIYSLRNAEVKGALRRALCKESHSQLGDM, encoded by the coding sequence ATGGAGGGAAATCAGACAATGGTCAAAGAGTTCATCCTACTGGGATTTGGTCTTGGCCCAAGGATTCACATGGTCCTTTTTGGACTTTTCTCTCTATTTTACACCTTCACCCTGCTGGGGAACGGGGTCATCCTGGGCCTCATTTCCCTGGACTCCAGACTGCACagccccatgtacttcttcctctcaCACCTGGCCATCGTGGACATCGCCTATGCCTGCAACACTGTGCCCCAGATGCTGGTGAACCTCCTGGACCCAGCCAAGCCCATCTCCTTCGCTGGCTGCTTGACACAGACCTTTCTCTTTTTGAGTTTTGCACACACAGAATGTTTTCTCCTGGTGGTGATGTCCTATGACCGGTATGTGGCCATCTGCCATCCCCTCCGATATTCTGTCATCATGAGCTGGAGAGTGTGCATTGTCCTGGCCATCACTTCCTGGGTGTTCAGCTTCCTCCTGGCCCTGGTGCATGTGGTTCTCATCCTGAGGCTGCCCTTCTGTGGGCCTCATGAAATCAACCACTTCTTCTGTGAAATCCTGTCTGTCCTCAAGCTGGCCTGTGCTGACACCCGGCTCAACCAAGTGGTCATCTTCGCAGCCTGCGTGTTCATCCTGGTGGGGCCCCTCTGCCTGGTGCTGGTCTCCTACTCGCGCATCCTGCTGGCCATCCTGAGCATCCAGGCTGGGGAGGGCCGCAgaaaggccttctccacctgctcctcccacctctgcgTGGTGGGGCTCTTCTTTGGCAGTGCCATCATCATGTACATGGCCCCCAAGTCCCGCCATCCTGAGGAGCAGCAGAAGGTCCTTTTCCTGTTTTACAGCTTTTTCAACCCCATGCTGAACCCCCTGATCTACAGCCTGAGGAACGCAGAGGTCAAGGGTGCCCTGAGGAGAGCACTGTGCAAAGAAAGTCATTCCCAACTGGGTGACATGTGA
- the LOC105873361 gene encoding olfactory receptor 2A1/2A42-like has product MGENQTMVTQFILLGFLVDRRIQMLLFGLFSLFYVLTLLGNGVILRLVCLDSRLHSPMYFFLSHLAIVDMACACSTVPQMLVNLLDPAKPISFAGCLTQTFLFLSFGHTECLLLVVMSYDRYVAICHPLRYSVIMSWRVCIVLAVTAWACGSLLALVHVVLILRLPFCGPHEINHFFCELLSVLKLACADTRLNLVVIFAVSMFILVGPPCLVLVSYSRILLAILSMQSGEGRRKAFSTCSSHLCVVGLFFGSAIVMYMAPKSRHPEEKQKVLFLFYSFFNPMLNPLIYSLRNGEVKGALRRALCKESHSQLGRHMNLQSQ; this is encoded by the coding sequence ATGGGGGAAAACCAAACAATGGTTACACAGTTCATCCTCCTGGGATTCCTTGTGGACAGAAGGATTCAGATGCTTCTCTTCGGGCTCTTCTCCCTGTTCTATGTGCTCACCCTGCTGGGGAACGGGGTCATCCTGAGACTCGTCTGCCTGGACTCCAGACTGCACagccccatgtacttcttcctctcaCACCTGGCCATCGTGGACATGGCCTGTGCCTGCAGCACGGTGCCCCAGATGCTGGTGAACCTCCTGGACCCAGCCAAGCCCATCTCCTTCGCTGGCTGCTTGACACAGACCTTTCTCTTTTTGAGCTTTGGACATACAGAATGTCTTCTCCTGGTGGTGATGTCCTATGACCGGTATGTGGCCATCTGCCATCCCCTCCGATATTCCGTCATCATGAGCTGGAGAGTGTGCATTGTCCTGGCCGTCACTGCCTGGGCATGTGGGTCCCTCCTGGCCCTGGTCCATGTGGTTCTCATCCTGAGGCTGCCCTTCTGTGGGCCTCATGAAATCAACCACTTCTTCTGTGAACTCCTGTCTGTCCTCAAGCTGGCCTGTGCTGACACCCGGCTCAACCTAGTTGTTATCTTTGCTGTTTCCATGTTCATCCTGGTGGGACCTCCCTGCTTGGTGCTGGTCTCCTACTCGCGCATCCTGCTGGCCATCCTGAGCATGCAGTCTGGGGAGGGCCGCAGAAAGGCCTTttccacctgctcctcccacctctgcgTGGTCGGGCTCTTCTTTGGCAGCGCCATCGTCATGTACATGGCCCCCAAATCCCGCCATCCTGAGGAGAAGCAGAAGGTCCTTTTCCTGTTTTACAGCTTTTTCAACCCCATGCTGAACCCCCTGATCTACAGCCTGAGGAACGGAGAGGTCAAGGGTGCCCTGAGGAGAGCGCTGTGCAAAGAAAGTCATTCCCAACTGGGGCGGCATATGAATCTCCAGTCTCAGTAG